One Polaribacter sp. KT25b DNA segment encodes these proteins:
- the pepE gene encoding dipeptidase PepE, translating into MKKLMIASTSTIHGSGYLEYLMPTLAVFFADVKSLLFIPYARPSGISYNEYTKIAQKAFEKIEIDVKGIHEFKNSKEAIQKAEAIFTGGGNTFELVNQLYKNDVITTLKQVLENGTPYLGTSAGSNICGVNMMNTNDMPIVYPPSFTTLGMIPFNINAHYLDPIKDSTHMGETRETRIKEFHVFNKTTVLGLREGSWLEVLGDIISLKGNYTARLFQKNENAKELEIGVLNIK; encoded by the coding sequence ATGAAAAAATTAATGATTGCAAGTACATCAACCATTCATGGAAGTGGATATTTAGAATATTTAATGCCAACATTAGCTGTTTTTTTTGCTGATGTAAAAAGTCTTCTTTTTATTCCGTATGCTCGTCCAAGTGGAATATCTTATAACGAGTACACAAAAATTGCTCAAAAGGCTTTTGAAAAAATAGAAATTGATGTAAAAGGGATTCATGAATTTAAAAATTCGAAAGAAGCAATACAAAAAGCTGAAGCTATTTTTACAGGAGGAGGAAATACTTTTGAGTTGGTAAATCAATTGTATAAAAATGATGTAATTACTACTTTAAAACAAGTTTTAGAAAACGGAACTCCTTATTTAGGAACAAGTGCCGGAAGCAATATTTGTGGTGTTAATATGATGAATACGAATGATATGCCAATTGTATATCCGCCAAGTTTTACAACTTTAGGTATGATTCCGTTTAATATAAATGCGCATTATTTAGATCCTATAAAAGATTCTACTCACATGGGCGAGACAAGAGAAACGAGAATAAAAGAGTTTCATGTTTTTAATAAAACTACGGTTTTAGGTTTGCGAGAAGGAAGTTGGTTAGAAGTTTTAGGTGATATAATTTCTTTAAAAGGAAATTATACAGCAAGATTATTTCAAAAAAATGAAAATGCTAAAGAATTGGAAATTGGTGTTTTAAATATAAAATAG